In Oleiharenicola lentus, the following are encoded in one genomic region:
- a CDS encoding glycoside hydrolase family 9 protein, translating into MGRHLNLLILALLALAAPLHAELFLRWNQAGYAPGQPKVLLALSDADLAGQAWTVTRAGATVRHGTFGPSTTGAGDHTPFAYNHTADFSALREAGDYTFITAGAAPATFRIAAAPYERMVSLPLLHLRRARSGSPDTGLRPLSHPGDADAPVFVPDGDPANGQWKPAEPARTVDALGGWYDAGDYIKFTLNQAATAYHLLLAYRLKPELFAKAPGGSGLPDVLDEARHGLEFLMKVHPDRDTFIIQVANAEDHSQGLRLPHQDKLDGRRPALCALSRVHMGATAAALALGARTFGELGRADDMARYSVMARKIYTRAREADTVPTAFERDKVNDFYRDPDPTDQMAVAAMELFALTDDETYLEQAKAYAPPAAKEVGWGDWNWLANAALAPHDAAAKQRLRDEMAGYVQHVRERGAPWGLPSRYVWGSLARWVGIANAARETARTHGPAPELDALYWGIVDYTFGRNNWGVSFLFDEQLPNTVRQLYSPVYRMLKVFPTGALSEGPGGRKLHDELSKWFKISPSDPFHRFNTPAGVFFDNETDFMCQEATITAQADAVLFLVLASLPGKN; encoded by the coding sequence ATGGGGCGTCACCTCAACCTCCTGATCCTCGCCTTGCTGGCGCTGGCTGCGCCGTTGCACGCGGAGCTTTTCCTGCGCTGGAACCAGGCCGGCTATGCGCCCGGTCAGCCCAAGGTGTTGTTGGCGTTGAGCGACGCCGACCTCGCCGGGCAGGCGTGGACGGTCACGCGCGCGGGTGCGACGGTGCGACACGGGACCTTTGGCCCCAGCACGACCGGCGCGGGTGATCATACGCCCTTTGCCTACAACCACACCGCGGATTTCAGCGCGCTGCGCGAGGCCGGGGACTACACGTTTATCACGGCCGGGGCGGCGCCGGCGACGTTCCGCATCGCGGCTGCGCCCTACGAGCGGATGGTCTCGCTGCCGCTGCTGCATCTGCGGCGCGCGCGCTCGGGTTCGCCGGACACGGGATTGCGGCCGCTGTCGCATCCCGGCGACGCCGACGCACCGGTCTTCGTGCCCGACGGCGATCCGGCGAACGGCCAATGGAAACCGGCGGAGCCGGCGCGCACCGTGGACGCGCTCGGTGGCTGGTATGACGCCGGCGACTACATCAAGTTCACCCTCAACCAGGCCGCGACCGCCTACCATCTGCTGCTGGCCTACCGGCTGAAACCGGAACTTTTCGCCAAGGCCCCCGGTGGCTCCGGCTTGCCCGACGTGCTCGACGAGGCGCGGCACGGGCTGGAGTTCCTCATGAAGGTCCATCCCGACCGTGACACCTTCATCATCCAGGTCGCCAACGCCGAGGACCACAGCCAGGGCCTGCGCCTGCCGCACCAGGACAAACTCGACGGCCGGCGCCCCGCGCTCTGCGCGTTGTCGCGCGTCCACATGGGTGCCACCGCCGCCGCCCTCGCCCTCGGCGCGCGGACCTTCGGGGAGCTCGGTCGCGCGGACGACATGGCGCGCTACAGCGTGATGGCGCGAAAAATCTATACCCGCGCCCGCGAAGCCGACACCGTGCCCACGGCCTTCGAGCGCGACAAGGTGAACGATTTCTACCGCGACCCCGATCCCACGGACCAGATGGCCGTCGCCGCCATGGAGCTGTTTGCCCTGACCGACGACGAGACCTACCTGGAGCAGGCGAAAGCCTATGCGCCGCCCGCCGCCAAGGAAGTGGGCTGGGGCGACTGGAACTGGCTGGCCAACGCCGCGCTCGCCCCGCACGACGCGGCGGCGAAGCAGCGCCTGCGTGACGAAATGGCCGGCTACGTGCAGCACGTCCGCGAGCGCGGTGCGCCCTGGGGCCTGCCGAGCCGCTACGTGTGGGGCAGCCTCGCGCGCTGGGTCGGCATCGCCAACGCCGCGCGCGAAACCGCCCGCACGCACGGACCGGCTCCGGAGCTGGATGCGCTCTACTGGGGCATCGTGGACTACACCTTCGGCCGCAACAACTGGGGCGTGTCCTTCCTCTTCGATGAGCAGCTCCCCAACACCGTGCGCCAGCTCTACAGTCCGGTTTACCGGATGCTGAAAGTGTTCCCCACCGGCGCGCTTTCCGAGGGGCCCGGCGGACGCAAGCTGCACGACGAGCTGAGCAAATGGTTCAAGATTTCGCCGAGCGATCCTTTCCACCGCTTCAACACGCCGGCCGGCGTCTTCTTCGACAACGAGACCGATTTCATGTGTCAGGAGGCGACGATCACCGCGCAGGCCGACGCCGTGCTGTTCCTCGTGCTCGCCTCGTTGCCCGGGAAAAATTGA
- a CDS encoding bifunctional serine/threonine-protein kinase/formylglycine-generating enzyme family protein, with translation MDEPIERTVFTPRSQAAVPSEVFNAGDVVGQYKIEKVLGAGGMGVVYLAQHIALKKKFAIKVLPAKLAQEASFVSRFKREAEMVARLKDPHVVNVTDFGESQGKLYLVLEYVDGGSLEDWFKLHAAKEKGAPAADVARIMGQILQGLSHAHKAGIIHRDLKPANVLMEKTGEAKISDFGLARVAAEEEYKKAGGTASPFQGDSVSTTGAIVGTIDFMSPEARNMRPSDARSDIYAVGIMTYYLLTGKKPHGLAQAASRLVPGLDPKWDKFMATCLAEDPANRYQTAAAALEALQLISGKPVRKSGPLVPVIAAVLVAVGGFAAWKFLGTSEPAPLVATPIQAVAKSEPAATAPTPAGPIQATPQAPTAPQSRKLALTGLPAGAQVIYRTRTQTANASGRVVIEGPVGTFAIKVRATGYLDWEGEVGLDPEAAEDTVPLELVPPHPVRFTGLPANAKISVNNDTLAVDASGAATFELRPGRLTVTATAPRYKDFAQEVEIQQSTQSVPLAMEKIPPPPEVVVDFGGGVLVKFKWIPPGSFSYGSKTGEPGLQRSDLPSTHAEITAGFYLAEYETTQQQHQALVGRNPSSSRALGDVTRPVEQIAWRDITGGGGSLEKLNALLKQQKLEYVADLPTEIEWEYACRAGTATSFNDGRNFSANDDPGLAGLAHYMRGAGLTAPSPVGKLKANAWGLYDMHGNVAEWTYNAKNPRDVVLRGGHFKVGAVHCRSASRIEVQASGRALDYMGYRLVLRPLEH, from the coding sequence ATGGACGAGCCGATTGAAAGGACCGTGTTCACCCCGCGCAGCCAGGCCGCCGTGCCGAGCGAAGTATTCAACGCCGGCGATGTGGTGGGCCAATACAAGATCGAGAAAGTGCTCGGCGCGGGCGGCATGGGCGTGGTTTATCTCGCCCAGCACATCGCGCTGAAGAAGAAGTTCGCGATCAAGGTGCTGCCGGCGAAGCTCGCGCAGGAGGCGTCGTTCGTGTCGCGCTTCAAGCGCGAGGCCGAGATGGTGGCCCGCCTCAAGGACCCGCATGTGGTGAACGTCACCGACTTCGGCGAGAGCCAGGGGAAACTCTACCTCGTGCTCGAGTATGTGGACGGCGGCTCGCTCGAGGACTGGTTCAAGCTTCATGCGGCCAAGGAAAAGGGCGCGCCCGCCGCCGATGTCGCCCGCATCATGGGCCAGATTCTCCAGGGTCTCTCGCATGCGCACAAGGCCGGCATCATCCACCGCGACCTCAAGCCCGCCAACGTGCTGATGGAGAAGACCGGCGAGGCGAAGATTTCCGACTTCGGCCTGGCGCGTGTCGCCGCCGAGGAGGAATACAAGAAGGCCGGCGGCACGGCCTCGCCCTTCCAGGGGGACAGCGTGTCCACGACCGGCGCCATCGTCGGCACGATCGACTTCATGTCGCCCGAGGCGCGCAACATGCGGCCGTCCGACGCGCGTTCCGACATCTACGCGGTCGGCATCATGACCTATTACCTGCTGACCGGGAAGAAGCCGCACGGTCTGGCGCAGGCGGCCTCTCGGCTCGTGCCCGGCCTCGACCCGAAGTGGGACAAGTTCATGGCCACCTGTCTCGCGGAGGACCCGGCCAACCGCTATCAGACGGCCGCCGCCGCGCTCGAGGCGCTGCAACTCATTTCCGGCAAACCCGTCCGCAAGAGCGGGCCGCTCGTGCCGGTCATCGCCGCCGTGCTCGTGGCGGTGGGCGGCTTCGCCGCGTGGAAGTTTCTGGGCACGTCGGAGCCGGCCCCGCTCGTGGCGACCCCAATCCAGGCGGTGGCCAAGTCCGAGCCCGCCGCGACCGCGCCGACGCCGGCCGGGCCTATTCAGGCGACCCCGCAAGCGCCGACTGCTCCGCAGTCCCGCAAGCTCGCGCTCACCGGTCTGCCCGCCGGCGCCCAGGTGATTTATCGCACGCGCACCCAGACCGCCAACGCCAGTGGCCGTGTGGTCATCGAGGGGCCGGTCGGAACATTTGCCATCAAGGTCCGGGCCACGGGTTACCTCGACTGGGAAGGCGAGGTCGGCCTCGACCCGGAGGCCGCCGAGGACACCGTGCCCCTTGAACTCGTGCCGCCGCATCCGGTGCGCTTCACCGGCCTGCCCGCCAACGCCAAGATCAGCGTGAACAACGACACCCTCGCCGTGGATGCATCCGGCGCGGCCACGTTTGAGCTGCGGCCCGGTCGCCTCACCGTCACGGCCACGGCCCCGCGCTACAAGGACTTTGCCCAGGAGGTGGAAATCCAGCAGTCCACGCAGTCGGTGCCCCTCGCGATGGAAAAAATTCCGCCCCCGCCCGAGGTGGTTGTGGATTTCGGCGGCGGCGTGCTGGTGAAGTTCAAGTGGATCCCGCCCGGCTCCTTCAGCTACGGCAGCAAGACCGGCGAGCCCGGCTTGCAGCGCTCCGACCTCCCTTCCACCCACGCGGAGATCACCGCCGGCTTCTATCTCGCCGAATACGAGACGACCCAGCAGCAGCACCAGGCGCTCGTCGGCCGCAACCCGAGCAGCAGCCGCGCGCTCGGCGACGTCACCCGTCCGGTCGAGCAGATCGCCTGGCGCGACATCACCGGCGGTGGCGGCTCGCTGGAAAAGCTCAACGCCCTGCTCAAGCAGCAGAAACTGGAATACGTTGCCGACCTCCCGACCGAGATCGAGTGGGAATACGCCTGCCGGGCCGGCACGGCCACCAGCTTCAACGACGGGCGCAATTTCTCGGCCAACGATGATCCCGGTCTCGCCGGGCTCGCCCACTACATGCGCGGGGCCGGCCTCACTGCGCCTTCGCCGGTCGGCAAGCTCAAGGCCAACGCCTGGGGGCTCTATGACATGCATGGCAACGTCGCCGAATGGACTTACAACGCCAAGAATCCTCGCGATGTCGTGCTGCGCGGCGGCCACTTCAAGGTCGGTGCCGTCCACTGCCGCTCCGCCTCCCGCATTGAGGTGCAGGCCTCCGGCCGTGCGCTCGACTACATGGGTTACCGCCTCGTGCTGCGTCCGCTGGAGCATTGA
- the frr gene encoding ribosome recycling factor, with product MSNATLSDAQARMKKAVDHTLHEFSTIHTGKASPAMVESVQVEAYGSMMPLKGCAAITTPDARMIQIQPWDKGLIRAIEKALQMANIGVNPVVDGSVVRLPFPELSRERRQEFVKTAHRLAEEGRVAVRHVRRDAMEAAKKLKKDGKISEDDEKRLEKDVQTATDKAIKDIDSHLAHKEKDLLTV from the coding sequence ATGAGCAACGCGACTCTCTCCGACGCCCAGGCCCGCATGAAGAAAGCCGTGGACCACACCCTCCACGAGTTTTCCACCATCCACACCGGCAAGGCCTCCCCCGCCATGGTCGAGTCCGTGCAGGTCGAGGCCTACGGCTCGATGATGCCCCTCAAGGGCTGCGCCGCCATCACCACGCCCGATGCGCGCATGATCCAGATCCAGCCCTGGGACAAGGGCCTGATCCGCGCCATCGAGAAGGCGCTCCAGATGGCCAATATCGGCGTGAACCCCGTCGTGGACGGCAGCGTCGTGCGCCTGCCCTTCCCCGAACTCTCGCGCGAGCGCCGCCAGGAATTCGTGAAGACCGCCCACCGCCTCGCCGAGGAGGGCCGCGTCGCGGTCCGCCACGTCCGTCGTGACGCGATGGAAGCCGCCAAGAAGCTCAAGAAGGACGGCAAGATTTCCGAGGACGACGAGAAGCGCCTCGAGAAGGACGTCCAGACCGCGACCGACAAGGCCATCAAGGACATCGACTCGCATCTCGCGCACAAGGAGAAGGACCTGCTGACCGTCTGA
- the pyrH gene encoding UMP kinase: MCAKASTPVKYKRVVLKLSGEVLRGKGSETIDAAILERMCEQVKEIHDLGVQVCVVIGGGNIFRGLQGAKRGVDRTTGDYMGMLATVINGLAIMDCLEKMGVKTRVQSAIPMNQIAEPFIMRRAMRHLEKGRVVIFVAGTGNPYFSTDTTAALRASELHADIIMKATKVDGIYDKDPKKHADAVKYEELTFIDALKQRLNVMDSTAFSLCLDNNVPILVFNLDDEHAIRKAVAGDKIGTLVHG; this comes from the coding sequence ATGTGCGCCAAAGCCTCCACTCCCGTCAAATACAAGCGCGTCGTCCTGAAGCTCAGCGGCGAGGTCCTCCGCGGCAAGGGCAGCGAGACCATTGACGCCGCCATCCTCGAGCGGATGTGCGAACAGGTGAAGGAAATCCATGACCTCGGCGTGCAGGTGTGCGTGGTGATCGGCGGCGGCAACATCTTCCGCGGCCTCCAGGGCGCCAAGCGCGGCGTGGACCGCACCACCGGCGACTACATGGGCATGCTCGCCACCGTCATCAACGGCCTCGCGATCATGGACTGCCTTGAAAAGATGGGCGTGAAAACCCGCGTGCAGTCGGCCATTCCGATGAACCAGATCGCCGAGCCCTTCATCATGCGCCGCGCCATGCGCCACCTCGAGAAGGGCCGCGTCGTCATCTTCGTCGCCGGCACGGGCAACCCGTATTTCTCCACCGACACCACCGCCGCCCTCCGCGCCTCCGAACTCCACGCCGACATCATCATGAAGGCCACCAAGGTGGACGGCATCTACGACAAGGACCCGAAGAAGCACGCCGACGCCGTCAAATACGAGGAGCTCACCTTCATCGACGCCCTCAAGCAGCGCCTCAACGTCATGGACTCGACGGCGTTCTCCCTCTGCCTCGACAACAACGTCCCGATTCTCGTCTTCAACCTCGACGACGAACACGCCATCCGCAAGGCCGTCGCCGGCGACAAGATCGGCACCCTGGTTCACGGGTGA
- a CDS encoding sodium-translocating pyrophosphatase — protein MRALFNQLFRQRRFANSTLFLLAAGFLAAALAGPLCGQSGEAAATAGPAEPGFRMFGLFTDPRYSRLEIISLIVVLVIAIAGLLYAWMLAKQVNAADQGTPRMQAIAAAVREGANAYLAAQFRKIGPLIILITLVLYFTTPSDETAFKLGRAGAFLIGSLFSWAVGFVGMRLATIGNLRVAAAARRSYGEAMQLGYRTGTVTGMLTDGLGLLGGTLIFLAYGEQAYEALLGFGFGGTLLALFMRVGGGIYTKAADVGADLVGKIEKNIPEDDPRNAATIADNVGDNVGDCAGMAADIFESYEVTIVAAMILGLATFGHKGVIFPLLVRGIGVLGSIISTYTVKAGPRDTSDTALKSVHNGFWIGSIISVVGFFILGAFYLKFDAAYLAANPMARAGFPGGDPQALPLWATFGLGDTDLRPVLTCFIGVMLAIALNKVTSYFTHTTHAPVKGLAKSCQTGHATNIIQGFAVGYESTVATVLVIAGAILLSYLCYIGTPPLFVAYGVAMTGIGMLTLTGNTISMDVFGPVADNANGIGEMGYDPEAMEKAEKGSYRRARQILADLDAVGNTTKAETKGIAIGSAVIAAVSLFSSFIAVIAVGSEDKISQLTTEQYLAEAGKLTVAHPMVFIGFLIGGAVPFLFSSMLIRAVGRAAFLIVKECRAQFRDQAIWAGTKKPDYGRVVDICTSTAQKELVGPGFLAILTPLLVGFLLGTQALGGFLAGMILTGQLLAVFMANAGGAWDNAKKFIEDGNYGGKGSEAHKAAVTGDTVGDPLKDTAGPAINPLIKVMNMVSLITLGLVMKFNVIDPSAGPGGRVVGVLVVVACIAAIAWSIWQSKRETKEMKEMEQQFG, from the coding sequence ATGCGCGCGCTGTTCAACCAACTGTTTCGCCAACGCCGGTTCGCGAACTCCACCCTGTTCCTGCTCGCGGCCGGATTCCTGGCTGCGGCCCTTGCCGGTCCGCTCTGCGGGCAGTCCGGTGAGGCCGCCGCAACGGCCGGGCCGGCGGAGCCCGGGTTCCGGATGTTTGGCCTCTTCACCGATCCGCGCTACAGCCGGCTGGAGATCATCTCGCTGATCGTCGTGCTGGTGATCGCCATCGCCGGCCTGCTCTACGCATGGATGCTGGCCAAGCAGGTGAACGCCGCCGACCAGGGCACGCCGCGCATGCAGGCCATCGCCGCCGCCGTGCGCGAGGGCGCCAACGCCTACCTCGCCGCCCAGTTCCGCAAGATCGGGCCGCTCATCATCCTCATCACCCTGGTGCTCTACTTCACGACCCCGAGCGACGAGACCGCCTTCAAGCTCGGCCGCGCCGGCGCGTTCCTCATCGGCTCGCTCTTCAGCTGGGCCGTGGGCTTCGTGGGCATGCGCCTCGCGACCATCGGCAACCTCCGCGTCGCCGCCGCCGCCCGCCGCTCCTACGGCGAGGCCATGCAGCTGGGCTACCGCACCGGCACGGTCACCGGCATGCTCACCGACGGCCTCGGCCTCCTCGGCGGCACGCTCATCTTCCTCGCCTACGGCGAACAGGCCTACGAGGCCCTCCTCGGCTTCGGCTTTGGCGGCACCCTCCTCGCGCTCTTCATGCGCGTGGGCGGCGGCATCTACACCAAGGCCGCCGACGTCGGCGCCGACCTCGTGGGCAAGATCGAGAAAAACATCCCCGAGGACGACCCGCGCAACGCCGCCACCATCGCGGACAACGTCGGCGACAACGTCGGCGACTGCGCCGGCATGGCCGCGGACATCTTCGAGTCCTACGAGGTCACCATCGTGGCGGCCATGATCCTCGGCCTCGCGACCTTCGGCCACAAGGGCGTCATCTTCCCGCTCCTCGTCCGCGGCATCGGCGTGCTCGGATCCATCATCTCCACCTACACGGTGAAGGCCGGCCCCAGGGACACCTCCGACACGGCGCTGAAATCCGTGCACAACGGTTTCTGGATCGGCTCGATCATCTCCGTCGTGGGCTTCTTCATCCTCGGCGCGTTCTATCTGAAATTCGACGCCGCCTACCTTGCAGCCAACCCCATGGCCCGCGCCGGCTTCCCGGGCGGCGACCCGCAGGCGCTGCCGCTCTGGGCCACCTTCGGCCTTGGCGACACCGACCTGCGCCCCGTGCTCACCTGCTTCATCGGCGTAATGCTCGCCATCGCGCTGAACAAGGTCACGAGCTACTTCACCCACACGACCCACGCGCCGGTCAAGGGCCTGGCCAAGAGCTGCCAGACCGGCCACGCGACCAACATCATCCAGGGTTTCGCCGTCGGCTACGAGAGCACCGTCGCCACCGTGCTGGTCATCGCCGGCGCCATCCTTCTCTCCTACCTCTGCTACATCGGCACGCCGCCGCTCTTCGTTGCCTATGGCGTGGCCATGACCGGCATCGGCATGCTCACGCTCACCGGCAACACGATCTCGATGGACGTGTTCGGGCCGGTCGCGGACAACGCCAACGGCATCGGCGAGATGGGCTACGACCCCGAGGCGATGGAGAAGGCCGAAAAAGGCTCCTACCGCCGCGCCCGCCAGATCCTCGCCGACCTCGACGCCGTGGGCAACACCACCAAGGCCGAGACCAAGGGCATCGCGATCGGCTCCGCCGTCATCGCCGCGGTGTCGCTGTTCTCGTCGTTTATCGCCGTCATCGCCGTCGGCAGCGAGGACAAGATCTCGCAGCTCACGACCGAACAATACCTCGCCGAGGCCGGCAAACTCACCGTCGCGCACCCGATGGTGTTCATCGGCTTCCTCATCGGCGGCGCCGTGCCGTTCCTCTTCAGCTCGATGCTTATCCGCGCCGTGGGCCGCGCCGCCTTCCTCATCGTGAAGGAGTGCCGCGCCCAGTTCCGCGACCAGGCCATCTGGGCGGGCACCAAGAAGCCCGACTACGGCCGCGTCGTGGACATCTGCACCTCGACGGCGCAGAAGGAGCTCGTCGGTCCCGGCTTCCTTGCGATCCTCACCCCGCTGCTCGTCGGCTTCCTCCTCGGCACGCAGGCGCTCGGCGGCTTCCTCGCCGGCATGATCCTGACGGGCCAGCTGCTCGCCGTCTTTATGGCCAACGCCGGCGGCGCGTGGGACAACGCCAAGAAGTTTATCGAGGACGGCAACTACGGCGGCAAGGGCTCGGAGGCCCACAAGGCCGCCGTGACCGGCGACACCGTGGGCGACCCGCTCAAGGACACCGCCGGCCCGGCGATCAATCCTCTCATCAAGGTGATGAACATGGTCAGCCTCATCACGCTCGGCCTGGTCATGAAGTTCAACGTCATCGATCCATCCGCCGGCCCCGGCGGCCGGGTCGTCGGCGTGCTTGTCGTGGTGGCCTGCATCGCGGCGATCGCGTGGTCCATCTGGCAGAGCAAGCGCGAGACGAAGGAGATGAAGGAAATGGAACAACAGTTCGGCTGA